A genomic region of Acidobacteriota bacterium contains the following coding sequences:
- a CDS encoding LLM class flavin-dependent oxidoreductase, with translation MTHKRSLGLVMGGAVAPENIASAAAAAESSGFDEFWLAEDFFFAGGISAATLALEATSHVTVGLGVVSAVARHPALLAMELATISRMHENRLIAGIGLGVPAWVRQMGLYPRSTLAALRECVTSVKSLLWGETVNHQGEVFSFDNVTLSYPERGGSTPIQMGVSGPNMLRLSGEIADGSVLSVGASREYVRWAKERIDEGRVLAGRTGEHPITVFAIYAVDVDGGAARSLAKQSLSFYKQHGSNALTDVYGISDELNALVARGGYDAVLAGMPDAWVEDLTVAGTAQECADKISSFYEAGADSVALFPAATDRIDEVVAMTVTDVMPRL, from the coding sequence ATGACTCACAAGCGTTCTCTGGGATTGGTAATGGGGGGTGCCGTCGCCCCGGAAAACATAGCCTCCGCGGCCGCCGCCGCCGAGTCATCGGGGTTTGATGAATTCTGGTTGGCGGAGGACTTCTTTTTTGCCGGGGGTATCTCGGCTGCGACCCTTGCTCTGGAAGCGACCTCCCATGTGACTGTCGGTTTGGGCGTTGTGTCGGCCGTTGCACGTCACCCGGCTCTGCTCGCTATGGAGCTTGCAACGATCTCTCGAATGCACGAAAACCGGTTGATCGCGGGGATCGGCCTTGGCGTGCCTGCGTGGGTCCGGCAGATGGGTCTGTATCCACGGTCGACTTTGGCGGCCCTGCGTGAATGCGTCACTAGCGTAAAGAGCCTGCTGTGGGGCGAGACGGTGAATCACCAAGGCGAAGTGTTTTCTTTTGACAACGTGACTCTTTCGTACCCCGAGCGAGGTGGCTCTACTCCAATTCAAATGGGCGTTTCAGGGCCGAATATGTTGAGACTCTCAGGTGAGATCGCCGACGGTTCAGTGCTGTCGGTCGGTGCGAGCCGAGAGTATGTGAGATGGGCAAAGGAACGGATCGACGAAGGCAGGGTGCTGGCGGGTCGCACTGGGGAGCATCCAATTACGGTTTTTGCGATCTATGCCGTTGATGTGGATGGAGGCGCTGCTAGGTCGTTGGCTAAACAGAGCCTTTCGTTCTACAAACAGCACGGCTCCAACGCGCTCACGGACGTGTACGGGATTTCGGACGAACTCAACGCTCTTGTTGCCCGCGGCGGTTACGACGCCGTGCTTGCAGGCATGCCGGACGCATGGGTAGAAGATCTTACGGTCGCGGGGACTGCGCAGGAGTGCGCCGACAAGATTTCTAGTTTCTACGAGGCGGGGGCCGACTCGGTCGCTCTATTTCCCGCCGCAACCGATCGAATTGACGAAGTCGTGGCGATGACTGTCACCGACGTTATGCCCAGGCTCTAG
- a CDS encoding nuclear transport factor 2 family protein: MIDQISAAYNSGDIDALVVLCRPDIVYWSAAGGFRGGVDAVREHLDLLHQAAPGQRMRTKTVVAGEDLVVAEFEVTGTNLAEEGYSINFTAVLELHNGRVATATIYFDPEEIERALT; the protein is encoded by the coding sequence ATGATCGACCAGATCAGCGCAGCCTACAACTCGGGCGATATCGACGCTCTGGTCGTCCTCTGCCGGCCCGATATCGTTTACTGGAGCGCCGCTGGAGGCTTCCGCGGTGGTGTTGACGCAGTTCGAGAACACCTCGACCTTCTCCATCAGGCGGCGCCCGGCCAGCGGATGAGGACCAAGACCGTCGTTGCAGGTGAGGACCTGGTCGTCGCCGAATTCGAGGTCACCGGGACAAACCTTGCCGAGGAGGGCTATTCGATCAACTTCACCGCGGTGCTTGAGTTGCACAATGGTCGTGTCGCGACGGCGACGATCTACTTTGATCCTGAAGAAATCGAACGGGCTTTGACATAA
- a CDS encoding DUF917 domain-containing protein: MLVWEIVEADLLAISIGAGILGTGGGGNPYLGYLRAREALRSGGTVLVIDPTEIKDQDLLVVVGGMGSPVVSYEKIAQGGEETAAARALETYLGQRFDAIAPFEMGGGNSMVPMVVAANMRIPLVDGDGMGRAFPELQMLTYFIYGGSPQPSALADERGNRLVFPEVVDAHWLERIARAATIEMGGHAGLATSVMRGVFCKRSIIPNTLRLALSMGRAVLDARQTKADPSAAVIEVAGGIRYLRGKVSDVRRKTTKGFATGHMVLDGVGEDVGRSIRIEFQNENLVIWEDSEPKVTVPDLISLVATETGEPITTELIRYGFRADVLVLPCAELLRTERALAVVGPRAFGYEFDYEPLS; encoded by the coding sequence CTGTTGGTGTGGGAAATCGTCGAAGCAGACCTACTCGCCATATCCATCGGCGCCGGAATCCTGGGCACGGGCGGAGGAGGCAATCCGTACCTTGGATACCTGAGAGCAAGAGAGGCGTTACGCAGCGGTGGCACCGTCCTGGTCATCGACCCGACCGAGATCAAGGACCAGGACCTCCTTGTTGTGGTCGGCGGTATGGGTTCCCCCGTCGTCAGCTACGAAAAGATTGCACAAGGTGGCGAGGAGACAGCCGCAGCCCGCGCACTCGAAACGTACCTCGGACAGAGATTTGACGCGATCGCCCCGTTCGAAATGGGTGGCGGCAACTCCATGGTCCCGATGGTCGTTGCGGCGAACATGCGTATCCCTCTCGTCGACGGGGACGGCATGGGGCGAGCATTTCCCGAGCTACAGATGCTCACATACTTTATATACGGCGGCAGCCCGCAACCGTCCGCGCTCGCCGACGAACGCGGCAACCGGCTCGTGTTTCCGGAGGTGGTCGACGCCCACTGGCTGGAACGGATCGCCCGCGCGGCGACAATCGAAATGGGCGGTCACGCGGGTCTTGCAACTTCAGTTATGCGCGGAGTGTTTTGCAAACGATCCATAATCCCCAACACCCTCAGGCTTGCCCTGTCGATGGGTCGCGCCGTGCTGGACGCGAGACAGACCAAAGCCGACCCGTCGGCCGCAGTGATTGAAGTCGCTGGAGGGATCCGCTACCTGCGGGGAAAAGTATCCGACGTCAGACGCAAAACAACAAAGGGATTCGCCACAGGCCACATGGTTCTCGACGGTGTCGGCGAAGACGTCGGACGTTCCATCCGGATCGAGTTCCAGAATGAGAACCTAGTGATCTGGGAAGACAGCGAGCCTAAGGTCACCGTCCCAGACCTCATCAGTCTCGTAGCGACCGAAACCGGCGAACCGATCACAACCGAGCTGATCCGTTACGGCTTCCGAGCCGACGTTCTCGTCCTGCCGTGCGCCGAGCTCCTAAGAACCGAGAGGGCGCTGGCTGTCGTCGGCCCGCGGGCGTTTGGGTACGAGTTCGATTACGAACCCCTCAGCTAG